Proteins from a genomic interval of Nostoc sp. TCL240-02:
- a CDS encoding J domain-containing protein: MLITAYPLAWPPSQKRTPGDKRTSASYRVGFAKARDDLLDELRLSSADDVVISSNIPLRKDGKPLASFKEPIDPGIAVYFRSKGQSYVVCCDAWDKVKNNLRAIGEYISALRAIVNCQVSSVLPVLAKHAIENYVLRESGQPKSKSKKPSSSNSKKRKSQDSKSQQQPHTETKSRPHAKATASLGWREILGVPHESDFATVRSAYYGAARVHHPDGGIFPNEEKMKAINQAFEQAKLEYGK; the protein is encoded by the coding sequence ATGCTGATTACCGCCTATCCCTTAGCATGGCCGCCATCCCAAAAGCGCACACCTGGCGATAAACGCACCTCAGCAAGTTACCGCGTCGGCTTTGCTAAGGCGCGAGATGATTTATTGGATGAGTTGCGGCTATCTAGTGCGGATGATGTCGTTATCTCATCCAACATACCGCTTCGTAAGGATGGGAAACCTCTAGCCAGTTTCAAGGAACCCATCGACCCAGGCATAGCGGTTTATTTCCGTAGTAAAGGGCAAAGCTATGTCGTTTGCTGCGATGCTTGGGATAAAGTTAAAAACAATCTGCGTGCTATTGGGGAATATATTTCAGCTTTGCGCGCAATAGTTAATTGTCAAGTGTCCTCCGTCCTGCCAGTTCTTGCGAAGCACGCAATTGAGAATTATGTTTTAAGGGAGTCAGGGCAACCAAAATCAAAATCGAAGAAACCTAGTTCATCAAACTCGAAAAAGAGAAAGTCGCAAGATTCTAAATCACAACAACAGCCGCATACTGAAACCAAATCACGTCCTCACGCGAAGGCAACCGCTTCTCTTGGCTGGCGAGAAATTTTAGGCGTTCCACATGAATCAGACTTTGCTACGGTTCGATCCGCCTATTATGGTGCTGCCAGAGTTCATCATCCAGATGGTGGCATTTTTCCTAATGAAGAAAAAATGAAAGCAATTAATCAGGCATTTGAGCAAGCCAAGCTAGAGTATGGGAAATAA
- a CDS encoding CRISPR-associated protein Csx3: MYKLELIHDKNCQRLEVGFLPEVAATNAELVKYVGENLPRLIEEESMRGRLLKINGAQSISIAYHIAHKVAHLYGAVAIFDPKLSGYVVSITHDSEYKLGMVLSDEPIIV; this comes from the coding sequence ATGTATAAACTTGAATTAATTCACGATAAAAACTGCCAGCGCCTAGAAGTTGGATTTTTACCCGAAGTTGCTGCTACCAATGCAGAATTAGTTAAATATGTTGGCGAGAACCTTCCTCGTCTGATAGAAGAGGAGTCAATGCGAGGGCGCTTGCTCAAAATTAATGGCGCTCAGTCAATATCAATCGCTTACCATATTGCTCACAAAGTGGCGCATCTGTATGGGGCTGTAGCTATTTTCGATCCCAAGTTATCTGGCTATGTGGTCAGCATTACTCATGATTCAGAATATAAGCTAGGCATGGTATTGAGCGACGAACCGATAATTGTTTAG
- a CDS encoding HAD-IIIA family hydrolase, which translates to MKLLILDLDNTVRRPKSGAKFISTPDDQEIIPGSARAIAHYKSQGFLIVGATNQGGVAAGHKQLEDAIQEQYQTLRLCPEIWCIYFCPDYEGQFCWFCTLDPEEISTPIHLGWAANYQGSFRKPGAGMLNAAIENGLGSKNPEHQILFVGDRDEDKGAAEAANVNFLWASDWWESGAANL; encoded by the coding sequence ATGAAATTATTAATTTTAGATTTGGATAATACAGTTCGTCGCCCTAAGTCCGGGGCAAAATTTATCTCAACTCCTGACGACCAAGAAATCATTCCTGGATCTGCAAGGGCGATCGCTCACTACAAAAGCCAAGGCTTTTTAATAGTTGGGGCGACCAATCAAGGAGGTGTAGCGGCAGGTCATAAGCAATTGGAAGATGCAATTCAAGAACAATATCAAACTCTTAGACTGTGTCCTGAAATATGGTGCATCTATTTTTGCCCAGACTACGAAGGACAGTTTTGTTGGTTCTGTACTCTTGATCCGGAGGAAATAAGTACTCCAATCCATCTGGGATGGGCCGCAAATTATCAAGGTAGTTTCCGCAAGCCAGGAGCGGGGATGCTCAATGCGGCCATTGAAAATGGGCTGGGATCTAAAAACCCAGAGCATCAGATTTTGTTTGTAGGCGATCGCGATGAAGATAAAGGTGCTGCTGAGGCTGCCAATGTAAATTTCTTGTGGGCATCTGATTGGTGGGAAAGCGGGGCTGCAAATTTATGA
- a CDS encoding Rad52/Rad22 family DNA repair protein gives MITPEIRNELRRIQSELKKPFPASLHEFRELPGGKKWVFLKWQTIRERLDEVTPEWISDYSEIQYLGNDAICRCGITILGVRKEAIASVPISITSSGGKEMSRGSAADRLAAEALKNTAEAWGVGRYLDDQVFTIRYLWERMSELDDGACGEVRRLSEQYKIQVKTAQLRNAPPGSIPVDTFARSPKKSPSDIFEPPKKSVILTPSSLDRNLLNAEIESVLKRKNISIEQAKNVLSELFNGVRSRQRLSDKQLSEFLEYLKSPKETAV, from the coding sequence ATGATTACCCCAGAAATTAGAAACGAATTACGTCGGATTCAATCCGAACTTAAAAAGCCATTTCCGGCATCTCTCCACGAATTTAGAGAGTTGCCAGGTGGTAAAAAGTGGGTTTTTTTGAAGTGGCAAACCATCCGCGAACGATTGGATGAAGTTACCCCAGAATGGATATCTGATTATTCAGAAATTCAATATTTGGGCAATGATGCCATTTGCCGATGTGGCATCACGATATTGGGGGTAAGGAAAGAGGCGATCGCTAGCGTCCCTATTTCAATCACTAGTAGTGGTGGTAAAGAAATGAGTCGGGGTAGCGCAGCTGATAGACTTGCCGCCGAAGCTTTGAAAAACACGGCCGAGGCGTGGGGAGTTGGTCGATATTTAGACGATCAAGTTTTCACCATTCGTTACCTTTGGGAGCGAATGAGTGAGCTTGATGATGGGGCGTGTGGTGAGGTTCGGCGATTATCCGAGCAGTACAAAATTCAAGTGAAAACTGCACAACTGCGAAATGCGCCACCGGGGAGTATCCCCGTGGACACATTCGCACGTAGTCCAAAAAAATCCCCATCTGATATTTTTGAGCCACCTAAAAAATCAGTTATTCTGACACCTTCCTCACTAGATCGCAATCTACTCAATGCTGAAATTGAATCGGTACTGAAGCGTAAAAATATTTCGATTGAGCAAGCAAAAAATGTGTTATCTGAGTTGTTTAATGGTGTGCGATCAAGACAACGTCTGAGTGACAAACAACTCAGTGAATTTTTAGAATACCTAAAATCTCCCAAGGAAACTGCTGTATGA
- the c2c8 gene encoding type V CRISPR-associated protein C2c8, whose amino-acid sequence MSIVTLELKIYPTVAQAQTIDLWLEQLKWVWNRGLELRLEAQQRRWREKLDRPLPDSLKLKWKNGKLVSCGVRKTKAGHKYCEVRTCRDIDSPKKFVQCEFFRSDNIPQWLQDVPTKFKSGVNDALDKAWKAYSDPKHPGRRPRFKGKHDKLKSLLNRNAGGKCKELKPERIPGGDNGYVRFPKLGKLYVKGLFKRFLSDEYGSARILKEPSGYYLQVCVNAPDVVLPVSYRAVGIDPGLKSVITTDAGREVAPPKIYRNQLHKLRRLQRKASRQAKGSSNQKKTYHLIARLHEKIRRSRNAFNHKLSTKIVREYGSIAMEDLQIKNLTRKPKAKPQENGLGYEQNGAKRKAGLNKSFADSALGDLISKIESKSKVAGREFVKVPAHYSTINCSQCGEKIKKSLSVRTHRCTCGYVAGRDENAAQNILLKGCELFKQTYRSWEWKRGASPKPVSASEIEGQQEAGKPAPSPEYGDRSRGSGDVNSPFAPLIPSQALNPPKGRNKKK is encoded by the coding sequence ATGAGTATTGTTACCCTCGAACTCAAAATTTATCCAACTGTTGCTCAAGCACAAACAATAGATTTGTGGCTTGAGCAGCTTAAATGGGTATGGAATAGAGGGTTAGAATTGAGGCTAGAAGCACAACAGCGACGCTGGAGGGAGAAGCTAGATCGCCCTCTCCCCGACAGCTTAAAGCTCAAATGGAAGAACGGTAAATTAGTAAGCTGCGGAGTACGCAAAACCAAAGCAGGACACAAATATTGTGAGGTGCGTACTTGTCGGGATATTGATAGTCCTAAGAAGTTTGTACAGTGCGAATTTTTTAGAAGTGACAACATCCCCCAGTGGTTGCAGGATGTACCCACCAAATTTAAATCTGGGGTGAATGATGCTCTAGATAAAGCGTGGAAAGCCTACAGCGACCCTAAACACCCTGGTAGACGACCAAGGTTTAAGGGTAAGCATGACAAACTCAAATCACTTCTTAACCGCAATGCTGGGGGCAAATGCAAAGAACTGAAGCCTGAAAGAATCCCTGGTGGTGATAACGGTTATGTTCGCTTTCCTAAGTTGGGCAAGCTCTATGTCAAAGGGTTATTTAAACGGTTCTTGAGTGATGAATATGGCAGCGCCAGAATACTGAAAGAGCCTTCAGGATACTACCTTCAAGTATGTGTGAATGCTCCAGACGTGGTACTGCCAGTAAGCTATCGCGCTGTCGGAATTGACCCCGGCTTAAAGTCGGTCATCACTACCGACGCAGGTCGAGAGGTTGCACCGCCAAAGATTTACCGAAATCAACTTCATAAGCTTAGAAGGCTACAGCGTAAAGCTTCTAGGCAGGCAAAGGGAAGTAGCAACCAGAAGAAAACTTATCATCTAATCGCCCGTCTCCATGAGAAAATCCGTCGTAGCCGCAACGCATTCAACCATAAACTCAGCACTAAAATTGTGCGTGAATATGGCAGTATTGCAATGGAAGATTTGCAAATTAAAAATCTTACGAGAAAACCCAAAGCTAAACCACAAGAGAATGGCTTAGGGTATGAGCAAAATGGTGCAAAGCGCAAAGCAGGATTGAATAAAAGCTTTGCTGACTCTGCACTAGGAGACTTAATCAGTAAGATTGAGAGTAAATCAAAAGTCGCTGGCAGAGAATTTGTCAAAGTGCCAGCGCACTACAGCACAATCAATTGCTCTCAATGTGGTGAAAAAATTAAAAAATCGTTGAGCGTTCGCACTCACCGTTGTACCTGCGGCTATGTAGCCGGACGGGATGAGAACGCCGCACAAAATATTTTGCTTAAAGGGTGTGAACTTTTTAAGCAGACGTACCGCTCTTGGGAGTGGAAACGAGGCGCAAGTCCTAAGCCTGTCTCTGCCTCTGAAATAGAGGGTCAGCAGGAAGCTGGGAAGCCAGCACCATCGCCTGAATATGGCGATCGATCGCGCGGATCGGGGGATGTAAATTCCCCATTCGCTCCTCTTATACCCTCGCAAGCTCTAAACCCACCTAAAGGCAGAAACAAGAAAAAGTAG
- a CDS encoding TIGR04255 family protein, with protein MQSSKHYKKSSITEALIDIRVDASSEAEIPTLKNIQQSILSQYPVDEEIIEIQGQFEGGSNITATATASQAVVGYRFISHDMKQIFQARLNGFTFSRLAPYERWENLQNEAQRLWDIYRAVIKPKNVNRVAVRYINKLDLPLPMNDFKDYLRTLPEVSPDLSQGLSDFFMQLQIPQEDIGGMLLLNEVIIPPSGDDLVSMVLDIDLFCNVNFPGDGIAHWDLLEKFRVRKNEIFEACITDKTRELLK; from the coding sequence ATGCAATCATCGAAACATTACAAAAAATCATCAATCACTGAGGCCTTAATTGACATACGAGTTGACGCTTCTTCTGAGGCAGAAATCCCAACTTTAAAAAATATTCAGCAAAGTATATTGTCGCAATATCCGGTAGACGAGGAAATTATAGAGATTCAGGGTCAATTTGAAGGAGGTTCCAATATTACGGCTACTGCCACGGCAAGCCAAGCGGTAGTTGGCTACCGCTTTATTAGCCATGACATGAAACAGATATTTCAAGCTCGATTAAACGGTTTTACTTTTAGTCGGCTTGCTCCATACGAGCGATGGGAAAATCTCCAGAATGAAGCTCAACGACTCTGGGACATTTATCGGGCAGTTATTAAGCCTAAGAACGTAAATCGAGTCGCAGTTCGCTACATTAACAAACTGGATTTACCTTTGCCCATGAATGATTTCAAGGACTATCTGAGAACATTGCCAGAGGTTTCACCCGATCTATCTCAAGGTCTAAGCGACTTCTTTATGCAGCTGCAAATTCCTCAGGAAGATATAGGAGGAATGCTTCTGCTAAATGAAGTAATAATTCCGCCTTCAGGAGATGACCTAGTTTCTATGGTGTTAGACATTGATTTATTTTGCAACGTTAATTTTCCTGGGGATGGAATCGCACATTGGGATCTGTTAGAAAAATTTCGTGTTCGTAAAAATGAAATATTTGAGGCTTGTATTACCGATAAAACTAGGGAGCTGTTAAAATAA
- a CDS encoding HNH endonuclease, producing MINSTIPNSPAPAQEQTFTPTKRLPPKQMRYRRKLLIERYGYQCFWCGCDLAPETLTIDHLIPLSKGGSNKLNNLRTACKGCNNKRGDAMPELVTGEKHD from the coding sequence ATGATTAATTCCACAATACCAAACTCTCCTGCACCTGCACAGGAGCAAACTTTCACACCTACTAAACGCCTGCCTCCCAAGCAGATGCGATACAGAAGAAAGCTCTTAATCGAACGATATGGTTATCAGTGTTTCTGGTGCGGCTGTGACCTCGCCCCAGAAACACTAACCATTGATCATCTAATCCCACTCTCCAAGGGTGGCAGCAACAAACTCAACAACCTCAGAACAGCTTGCAAGGGCTGTAATAACAAACGAGGTGATGCAATGCCAGAACTAGTAACAGGAGAAAAACATGATTGA
- a CDS encoding helix-turn-helix transcriptional regulator, whose amino-acid sequence MWMEIFEQAVMSDQFGERFREIVKRAMGDRSQTAFARELGVSSSTVQKWLAGNGFPSSDNLEKIAKSTGLSGVDALRNYLKGDMQSDSDARPMSPEEIFLLAKQLTKEQRKRLINLMLEDL is encoded by the coding sequence ATGTGGATGGAAATTTTTGAACAAGCGGTAATGAGCGATCAATTTGGAGAACGATTTCGTGAGATTGTAAAACGAGCTATGGGCGATCGCTCCCAAACCGCATTTGCTCGTGAATTAGGTGTTAGCTCCTCCACTGTGCAGAAGTGGCTGGCTGGCAATGGCTTTCCATCCTCAGACAACCTGGAGAAAATCGCCAAGTCCACTGGGTTAAGTGGCGTGGATGCACTTCGCAATTACTTAAAGGGGGATATGCAAAGTGATTCTGATGCGCGACCCATGTCACCAGAAGAGATTTTTTTGTTAGCCAAGCAGTTGACAAAGGAGCAGCGCAAGAGATTGATTAATCTCATGCTTGAGGATTTATAA
- a CDS encoding DNA cytosine methyltransferase, protein MLFAGGGGCSEGAITAGYKPIWAVENNPYAAAVYRKRFPTTQLIEQDIARLTDEFIRNLYSVDIVIGGSPCPDFSLAGKRAGIEGTRGQLFFEFVRCLQIIQPPAFLWEQVSAVLSSGKGLDFIKILDAFAEVGYVGSWQVRNGKRHVPQNRERLFCVGIHRRYSGDNTKSRKENFTGNI, encoded by the coding sequence ATGCTTTTTGCCGGCGGCGGGGGTTGTTCAGAAGGCGCGATCACAGCAGGATACAAACCCATCTGGGCAGTTGAAAACAATCCCTACGCCGCAGCCGTCTACAGAAAGCGATTCCCCACGACTCAACTTATCGAACAAGACATTGCCCGACTCACTGACGAATTTATCAGAAATCTCTACAGTGTCGATATCGTCATTGGGGGCAGCCCATGCCCAGATTTCAGCCTTGCTGGAAAACGCGCCGGGATTGAAGGAACTCGCGGACAATTGTTTTTTGAGTTCGTCAGATGTTTGCAAATTATCCAGCCTCCAGCTTTTTTGTGGGAGCAAGTTTCAGCAGTCTTATCAAGTGGAAAGGGACTTGACTTCATCAAAATCCTTGATGCGTTTGCAGAGGTGGGGTATGTGGGGAGTTGGCAAGTCAGGAATGGAAAACGCCACGTCCCCCAAAACCGAGAACGATTATTCTGTGTGGGTATTCACAGGCGATATTCGGGCGACAATACCAAGTCCAGAAAAGAAAACTTTACAGGAAATATTTGA
- a CDS encoding major capsid protein yields the protein MTLLEAAKLAPSIATATIIEEYAASSDILRAIPFENVAGTGKHYNREDKLPGVGFRGINEAYKESVGVVNPQSEALKIFGGDLDVDRAIIDMQGEQVRSVHEMMKVKALALSWTYNFIKGDSSIDSRGFDGLQVRLTGSQLISNNDAGGPLSLEKLDALIDQVDTPTHLIMGKSARRKLNQAIRNRTVSGDVDFSQDEFGNRVMSYNGLPILIADYDNNGNTIMDFTETSPDGTSSTQCQSIYCVCFKEMMLNGIQGAVDGVYGVSSRDLGELETKPVFRTRVDWYTAIACYHGRAAGRLYGITNAPPIS from the coding sequence ATGACTCTTCTGGAGGCAGCGAAACTTGCTCCCTCCATCGCTACTGCAACAATTATTGAAGAATATGCAGCCTCTTCCGATATTCTCCGCGCCATCCCTTTTGAAAATGTCGCCGGAACTGGTAAGCACTACAACCGTGAAGACAAACTCCCTGGCGTGGGTTTTCGCGGCATCAACGAAGCCTACAAAGAATCGGTCGGTGTGGTCAATCCTCAGTCTGAGGCACTCAAGATTTTTGGCGGCGATTTGGACGTTGATCGCGCGATCATTGATATGCAAGGCGAACAAGTCCGCTCTGTGCATGAAATGATGAAGGTGAAAGCTTTAGCCTTAAGCTGGACTTACAACTTTATCAAGGGCGACTCCAGTATTGATTCGCGCGGCTTTGACGGTTTGCAAGTGCGATTAACTGGAAGTCAATTAATTTCTAATAACGATGCTGGTGGCCCGCTATCTTTAGAAAAACTTGATGCACTAATTGACCAAGTAGACACACCCACACACTTAATCATGGGTAAATCTGCACGACGCAAACTCAATCAAGCAATTAGAAACCGCACTGTTTCGGGCGATGTTGACTTTAGTCAAGACGAGTTTGGCAACCGGGTGATGAGCTACAACGGCTTACCGATTCTCATCGCCGATTATGACAACAACGGCAACACAATTATGGACTTTACCGAAACAAGTCCTGATGGTACTTCCAGCACCCAATGCCAAAGCATTTATTGCGTCTGCTTCAAAGAAATGATGCTCAATGGCATTCAAGGTGCTGTTGATGGAGTGTATGGCGTTAGTTCTCGTGATTTGGGGGAACTGGAAACCAAGCCCGTATTCCGCACTCGCGTTGATTGGTATACGGCGATCGCCTGTTATCACGGTCGTGCAGCTGGTCGGCTATATGGCATCACCAATGCCCCGCCAATTAGCTGA
- a CDS encoding pentapeptide repeat-containing protein, with protein MPQDFSHQNLRGRSFRGQNLEGANFSGADIRSADFTGANLTRADFSHAKAGLQRRWATFLVLVSWVLMGLSGFSLAFASISTGLDMFSNVLNRYFADIERIAGWTVIVTVVMFIFVTIRQGIQWGLGVVAVTLALAGTVAGVNDYNSSIARSFTINVITGIAVIITMTVAIAGVVAVVGAGARAITIAIIVSVAATGAGALAGALALAAIGKMTPVGPSDNAAYIRIESVAIAITIAIVIALAIVIALAIAKVGVKVTAIAIDMAIAIAGTIAGARVGTGAGYQSGFARRFGTGAGDVVGRFANTLAVAIVVPVAIAGVLVVISTYISRRALNGDPKHALIRDIAIVFAAIGGTSFRSADLTDANFTKAILKSTDFRKAILTRTCWRNAKQLDRVRLGQTYLQNAEVCQLLVTGQGQDKNFDRQDLSTVNLQGANLARASFIDTNLSQANLQEANLFEAKLVQTNLDQANLNNADLTGAYIEDWGITRKTRLDNVKCEYVYLKLPMEGDRDPNRMPPSQQGNFGENDFNIFITSVLDTLDLYHKQDINAGLAVTVLKGLTLDYPVQFELIGLEKRGNDQFLIRLKVFGQANQFQLKREYYARYEQILPLYDPKKLIPNTEAIVEGIIKTVKENPGTRIENLHNQGIVITGGSVSMTGNRNLNTGGDYYQQSGSLGIGHMSGGEIKEGAKVAGVINEAERQNLAQAAAEIQQLLKQLEQTYPTTTTSQQMVVATEAINQIESNPTLKKRVINAVKEGSLAAFEKALDNPAGAFIVAAIKGWQEEVEAED; from the coding sequence ATGCCCCAAGACTTCTCGCATCAAAATCTTAGAGGTCGTTCTTTTCGAGGTCAGAACCTTGAGGGTGCAAATTTTAGCGGTGCAGATATCAGAAGTGCTGATTTTACTGGCGCTAACCTAACAAGGGCAGATTTCAGTCATGCTAAGGCTGGATTGCAAAGGCGGTGGGCTACTTTCTTGGTACTTGTTTCGTGGGTACTAATGGGTCTATCAGGATTTTCCTTAGCTTTTGCTAGCATTTCAACGGGGTTGGATATGTTTTCCAACGTATTAAATCGATATTTTGCTGATATTGAACGTATTGCAGGTTGGACTGTCATAGTCACAGTAGTTATGTTCATTTTCGTTACAATTCGCCAGGGAATACAGTGGGGGTTAGGAGTCGTAGCCGTAACTCTAGCCTTAGCCGGAACCGTAGCTGGAGTCAATGACTATAACTCATCCATAGCTCGATCTTTCACCATAAATGTAATTACAGGCATAGCTGTAATCATAACTATGACTGTAGCTATAGCCGGAGTTGTAGCTGTAGTCGGAGCCGGAGCTAGAGCTATAACCATAGCCATAATCGTGTCCGTAGCTGCAACCGGAGCCGGAGCCTTAGCCGGAGCCTTAGCCTTAGCAGCAATCGGAAAAATGACACCTGTAGGGCCGAGCGATAATGCTGCTTACATTAGAATCGAATCCGTAGCCATAGCCATAACCATAGCTATAGTTATAGCCCTAGCTATAGTTATAGCCCTAGCTATAGCAAAAGTTGGAGTCAAAGTTACAGCCATAGCCATAGACATGGCTATAGCTATAGCCGGAACCATAGCAGGAGCCAGAGTTGGAACAGGAGCCGGATATCAATCGGGATTTGCCCGTCGATTCGGAACAGGAGCCGGAGATGTAGTAGGAAGATTTGCCAATACATTAGCTGTAGCAATAGTTGTACCCGTAGCCATAGCTGGAGTCTTAGTAGTAATAAGCACATATATAAGTAGACGTGCATTAAATGGAGATCCAAAACACGCCCTGATCCGCGACATCGCTATTGTCTTCGCAGCTATTGGCGGAACAAGCTTCCGCAGTGCGGATTTAACTGATGCTAATTTCACAAAAGCCATACTTAAAAGTACAGATTTTAGAAAAGCTATTCTGACTCGTACCTGTTGGCGGAACGCTAAACAACTAGACCGTGTTCGCCTTGGTCAAACCTATCTTCAAAATGCAGAAGTATGTCAATTGTTGGTTACAGGGCAGGGACAGGACAAAAACTTTGACCGTCAAGATTTAAGCACAGTGAACTTACAAGGAGCTAACCTGGCTCGTGCCAGTTTTATTGATACAAACCTTAGTCAAGCTAACTTACAAGAAGCAAACTTATTTGAAGCCAAGTTAGTGCAAACAAATTTAGACCAGGCTAACCTCAATAACGCTGATCTTACTGGAGCATACATTGAAGACTGGGGAATCACCAGAAAAACCAGATTAGATAACGTTAAATGCGAGTATGTATATTTAAAACTTCCAATGGAAGGCGATCGCGATCCAAATCGAATGCCGCCATCACAACAAGGTAATTTTGGAGAAAATGACTTCAATATTTTTATTACATCTGTTCTTGATACTTTAGACCTTTACCATAAGCAAGATATTAATGCAGGATTGGCGGTTACTGTCCTCAAAGGTCTAACTTTGGACTACCCTGTACAATTTGAGTTGATTGGACTAGAAAAAAGAGGTAACGACCAGTTTCTAATTAGGCTCAAGGTATTTGGCCAGGCTAACCAATTTCAGCTTAAGCGAGAATATTATGCTAGGTATGAGCAGATTTTGCCTCTATACGACCCGAAAAAACTCATACCTAATACTGAGGCTATAGTTGAAGGAATTATTAAAACTGTGAAAGAAAATCCAGGCACACGTATAGAAAACTTGCATAATCAAGGTATTGTGATTACGGGTGGAAGTGTAAGTATGACTGGCAATCGCAATCTCAACACAGGTGGCGACTATTATCAACAGAGTGGAAGCCTTGGCATTGGTCACATGAGTGGCGGTGAAATCAAGGAAGGGGCAAAAGTCGCTGGAGTGATAAACGAAGCAGAGAGACAGAATCTAGCCCAAGCAGCGGCAGAAATTCAGCAATTACTAAAACAGTTAGAGCAAACTTACCCTACCACCACTACATCACAGCAAATGGTTGTAGCCACAGAAGCCATAAATCAAATTGAAAGCAACCCAACCTTGAAAAAACGAGTCATAAATGCCGTTAAAGAGGGTAGTTTGGCTGCATTTGAGAAAGCTCTTGACAACCCAGCAGGTGCTTTCATTGTTGCCGCTATCAAAGGCTGGCAAGAGGAGGTCGAGGCAGAAGATTAA
- a CDS encoding HNH endonuclease: protein MDSPVNLRRYKRLYRKSRRDKLPRLIEKYGCRCLWCGCHLTPEIMTVDHYIPLSLGGSNKTDNLRLACYGCNQKRGNAMPEDTPEIIAEKSCIRFPSHWPQPKYHFGQLVKQGRIIGIEYQSPGTRRAFDLGKGWIYAVLLDDLGYDTDQLKESEIEPPPLSVLQAEINYEKSLVEIHQNNKAVLTEQLEESQHD from the coding sequence ATGGATAGTCCAGTCAATTTACGTCGATATAAACGCCTGTACAGAAAATCAAGACGCGACAAACTCCCACGCCTAATCGAGAAGTACGGCTGTCGTTGTCTCTGGTGTGGCTGCCATTTAACGCCGGAGATTATGACCGTTGACCATTACATTCCCCTCTCTTTGGGTGGGAGTAACAAAACCGATAACTTACGCCTAGCTTGCTACGGCTGCAATCAAAAACGAGGTAACGCCATGCCAGAAGATACGCCAGAAATCATTGCTGAAAAATCATGCATTCGCTTTCCTAGCCATTGGCCACAGCCCAAATACCATTTTGGGCAACTGGTAAAACAGGGTCGAATTATTGGGATTGAATATCAGTCGCCAGGGACAAGAAGGGCTTTCGACTTAGGCAAGGGATGGATTTACGCTGTGCTACTTGATGACCTTGGTTATGACACAGACCAGCTTAAAGAGTCAGAGATTGAGCCACCGCCATTATCTGTCTTGCAAGCCGAAATCAACTACGAAAAATCACTTGTTGAGATTCATCAAAATAACAAAGCCGTCTTGACTGAACAATTAGAGGAGTCCCAGCATGATTGA
- a CDS encoding BRO family protein has protein sequence MSNLTVFQFESHEVRFVGTAIDPWWIAQDICEILEINISQTRRLDDDEKGLRLTQTPSGSQEMLSVNESGLYSLVLGSRKAQAKRFKKWVTSEVLPSIRKTGKYELPQAEQPPILPTPTAQEISDLFDLTLGGAGLDPKLIAGVKLNAIASYNPVLLEAAEIAKSALAIPVDKSLVRPTQLGEKLSAQTGEKWSAIRVNKLLIEQGFQTPNPDKNPAYLPTEKGKDYSQLVLDTAKGRDKTIQSLQWHLSVLEAIEL, from the coding sequence ATGAGCAACTTAACAGTATTTCAATTTGAGTCACATGAGGTTCGGTTTGTTGGCACAGCAATTGATCCTTGGTGGATAGCTCAAGACATTTGTGAAATTCTAGAAATCAACATTTCTCAAACCAGACGATTAGACGACGACGAAAAGGGTTTGCGTTTAACGCAAACCCCTAGCGGTTCTCAAGAGATGCTTTCGGTAAACGAGTCTGGTTTGTATTCCTTAGTTTTAGGTAGTCGTAAAGCACAAGCGAAACGGTTCAAAAAGTGGGTAACGTCAGAAGTTCTTCCCAGTATTCGCAAAACTGGCAAGTATGAACTTCCCCAAGCCGAACAACCCCCAATACTTCCTACTCCTACCGCTCAAGAAATCTCAGATTTGTTTGATTTAACCTTGGGTGGTGCGGGATTAGATCCGAAGCTGATCGCGGGGGTGAAGTTAAATGCGATCGCATCTTACAACCCCGTTCTACTAGAAGCAGCAGAGATAGCAAAATCAGCCTTAGCTATTCCAGTAGATAAAAGCTTGGTTAGACCAACACAATTAGGCGAGAAATTGTCAGCCCAAACTGGCGAAAAGTGGAGTGCCATTAGGGTTAATAAACTACTTATAGAGCAAGGTTTTCAAACTCCCAATCCAGATAAAAACCCCGCTTATCTGCCCACTGAAAAAGGTAAGGATTACAGCCAACTGGTACTAGACACTGCTAAGGGGAGAGATAAAACTATCCAGTCTTTGCAGTGGCATCTGTCGGTATTGGAAGCGATTGAACTGTAG